The Sulfolobus acidocaldarius DSM 639 genome has a window encoding:
- a CDS encoding PaREP1 family protein — protein sequence MEIIKFPNVKDRKGYARNRVLESLFEVRLSIKMLKDGYSRNSANKIFLAWKAFISALVTLNLDKLGKDEKQKEWYNKIGFCAPTTGIKGITQELEDLGYKDLSNVTSTALLLHSYAYNGIYKGITNYSSKEEAIRDIIKLTKFILDNITSFKDIWDNELEEEYTKSLNEFKELLSK from the coding sequence GTGGAAATAATAAAATTTCCTAACGTAAAAGACAGAAAGGGTTATGCACGTAATAGAGTCCTTGAATCGTTGTTCGAGGTTAGACTATCAATAAAGATGCTGAAGGATGGGTATTCAAGAAATTCGGCTAATAAGATTTTCTTGGCATGGAAGGCATTCATTAGTGCTTTAGTAACGCTAAACCTAGATAAATTAGGTAAAGATGAAAAGCAAAAGGAGTGGTACAATAAGATAGGTTTTTGCGCTCCAACCACGGGTATAAAGGGAATAACGCAAGAGTTGGAGGATTTGGGATACAAGGACCTATCAAATGTAACTTCAACTGCACTCCTTCTACACTCCTATGCTTATAACGGAATATATAAGGGCATTACCAACTATTCTTCAAAGGAAGAGGCGATAAGGGATATCATAAAATTAACTAAGTTTATTTTAGACAACATCACTTCTTTTAAAGACATATGGGATAACGAGCTGGAAGAGGAATACACAAAGAGCCTGAACGAGTTTAAGGAGTTATTGAGCAAATAA
- a CDS encoding acetate uptake transporter, which translates to MTEQKRANPAPLGLSGFALTTLVLSTYNAGLLTSGQNAVLGLAAFYGGLAQLLAGILEYRAGNTFGYVAFFTYGAFWEWFFLTSLGIFGGVTATGIGYVLVAFGIFTLVMWFGTFKSNLGLFITFLLLWITFFLLGAGAMMGNNTLFHAGGYIGILTAIAAWYTGLAIVVAESLGAKPPLGKAPMS; encoded by the coding sequence ATGACAGAACAAAAGAGGGCAAATCCCGCACCTCTTGGTCTATCTGGTTTCGCCTTAACAACCCTAGTTTTAAGCACATATAACGCAGGTCTGCTAACAAGTGGACAAAACGCAGTTCTAGGACTTGCAGCATTTTATGGGGGTCTAGCACAACTCTTAGCAGGGATACTCGAGTATAGGGCAGGTAACACATTCGGTTATGTAGCGTTTTTCACATATGGAGCGTTCTGGGAGTGGTTCTTCTTAACGTCATTAGGGATCTTCGGAGGAGTAACCGCTACTGGAATTGGCTATGTACTAGTAGCGTTCGGAATATTCACCCTAGTGATGTGGTTCGGTACCTTCAAATCAAACCTAGGGCTGTTCATAACATTTTTGCTGTTGTGGATAACGTTCTTCCTACTAGGAGCAGGTGCAATGATGGGAAACAACACACTATTCCATGCTGGAGGTTACATAGGAATTTTAACAGCCATAGCTGCATGGTATACAGGTCTCGCAATAGTAGTAGCTGAATCACTGGGCGCTAAACCACCACTAGGAAAAGCTCCCATGTCTTAA
- a CDS encoding type II toxin-antitoxin system VapB family antitoxin, producing the protein MKVVYSIRIDKRLREEMQKYNIKWREEIENFIARKTEELKEEEILRETEEKLKDIKGVKRGEVARLVREDRDSN; encoded by the coding sequence ATGAAAGTAGTCTACAGTATAAGGATAGATAAGCGTCTACGAGAGGAGATGCAAAAATATAATATAAAGTGGAGAGAGGAGATAGAAAACTTCATAGCCCGTAAGACAGAGGAGTTAAAGGAGGAGGAGATCTTGAGGGAGACAGAGGAGAAGCTCAAAGACATCAAGGGAGTGAAGAGGGGGGAAGTAGCGAGGTTGGTGAGGGAAGATAGGGACAGTAATTAA
- a CDS encoding MFS transporter translates to MSWEPSEEWNRALKMAFVSFSAGMFLESFIFGLESIATNWYTVPKILESLLLAWAPLWLIIGIAFAGPIADRIGRKTTLWITLAIYVIGGIGLIFSFNYVLVLIFTAIMLFSAGGEMNTIMAATHEIMPQRNRGRIMFLEINFINLGGAVLGGLGLLTQFSSIFFQRLVLGAVIMVAAVVLFITRLELPESVRWLSAKRKMTNGGSVVKQGLDKDTAFKLFVTTAIAFANSAGFGLITYVLGPYFFSNLTGTIIFVADITEFIVGLVVSFLADSLSRRGLLLWSNLGIVVFTFLTYYLIPAWKSDLVIFWALLVAINAFTAVQYLTEDTFKAELWSTIRRGTYTAIARVVSIGLYIPTIFLTLSFSLSQYVLFNLGIWSIGLFASVLWYIFGFETSKGTSIDDIEKKKVFED, encoded by the coding sequence ATGAGTTGGGAACCAAGCGAGGAGTGGAACAGAGCCTTAAAAATGGCTTTCGTATCTTTCTCCGCAGGTATGTTCTTAGAGTCCTTCATCTTTGGACTGGAGTCCATTGCAACTAATTGGTACACCGTGCCTAAAATTCTGGAGAGTTTGTTACTCGCCTGGGCTCCCCTGTGGCTTATAATTGGTATAGCATTTGCTGGTCCCATAGCGGATAGGATTGGTAGAAAAACCACGTTATGGATCACACTGGCTATATACGTTATTGGAGGGATAGGATTAATTTTCTCGTTTAATTACGTTCTAGTGCTTATCTTCACCGCTATAATGCTATTCAGTGCCGGTGGAGAGATGAACACCATTATGGCAGCTACACATGAGATCATGCCTCAAAGGAACAGAGGCAGAATAATGTTTTTAGAAATAAACTTCATAAACCTAGGGGGAGCCGTACTAGGAGGACTAGGTCTATTAACCCAGTTCTCATCTATTTTCTTTCAAAGGCTAGTTCTCGGCGCAGTTATTATGGTAGCAGCTGTAGTACTCTTCATCACCAGGCTAGAGTTACCCGAGTCAGTTAGGTGGTTAAGTGCTAAGCGTAAAATGACCAATGGAGGTAGCGTAGTAAAACAGGGATTAGATAAGGACACAGCGTTTAAGCTGTTTGTGACTACAGCTATTGCATTTGCTAATTCCGCTGGATTTGGTCTAATAACATATGTGTTAGGACCTTACTTCTTTTCAAATCTAACCGGGACTATAATATTTGTGGCTGACATAACTGAGTTCATAGTTGGCTTAGTGGTTTCCTTCTTAGCAGATTCCTTGAGTAGGAGAGGGCTACTATTGTGGTCTAATCTCGGCATAGTGGTATTTACATTCTTAACCTATTATCTCATCCCCGCTTGGAAGTCAGACTTAGTAATATTTTGGGCTCTGTTAGTTGCCATAAATGCGTTCACAGCTGTGCAATACTTAACAGAGGATACGTTCAAAGCTGAGTTGTGGTCCACCATCAGAAGGGGAACTTATACGGCAATTGCTAGGGTAGTTTCAATAGGTCTTTACATACCAACCATATTCCTCACTCTATCCTTCTCGTTATCTCAATACGTCCTATTTAATCTAGGGATATGGAGCATAGGGTTGTTTGCTTCAGTCCTATGGTACATTTTTGGATTTGAAACAAGTAAGGGAACGAGTATTGATGATATAGAGAAAAAGAAGGTATTTGAAGATTAA
- a CDS encoding PIN domain-containing protein, whose amino-acid sequence METRKRLLDTDVLLSKKFVEVKEPYVVSLISIIEITSVIRRKYLELAKKGEKSRAEGYIRFLNLTLSHIRNNVVEVTFRDVERGIELMFERDVNLGEAVNTMVAKRLNLTVISSDKDWESLRDIIDVENM is encoded by the coding sequence ATGGAGACGCGGAAAAGGCTTTTAGACACGGACGTCCTATTGTCTAAAAAGTTTGTGGAAGTCAAAGAACCGTACGTTGTCAGCCTAATCTCCATTATAGAGATAACTTCAGTAATACGGAGGAAATACCTTGAACTTGCCAAAAAGGGTGAAAAATCAAGGGCTGAAGGGTATATAAGATTTCTAAACCTCACGTTATCTCACATCAGAAATAATGTCGTGGAGGTGACGTTTAGGGACGTAGAGAGAGGTATTGAGCTAATGTTTGAGAGGGACGTAAATCTAGGTGAGGCAGTGAACACTATGGTCGCCAAGAGACTAAATTTAACCGTAATCAGCAGTGATAAGGACTGGGAGAGTCTAAGGGATATTATTGATGTAGAGAACATGTAG
- a CDS encoding sugar porter family MFS transporter codes for MSSALQEILDKIDRSRVTRLYWIITVLAAIGGFLFGYDTSVIGTVAVFVPYNFTGFLLGYEIASASLGAAIGALIGYFSTDRYGRKSLLIVDAGIYTGAAILTALSVNDIMFLVMRTIIGIAIGADSAVATSYITEYAPKDRRGSLAIMQQWMITIGILGSYLVGSAVLYIAPSLAYTVDWRLLLALAAIPSLIGLVLRFMMPESPRWLLVSGKKEKLKSDLRRLGLQIDDSLLDRAASEVRSEVRQSFDIATKRAFTIVALWIIFQQITGINVPFYYGPTIIENLHLFSSTSNPMYSQINSVLASSILAVINTAATYIAFRYIDRIGRRKLALSAYTGMLIFDLIGGILVMQGVLVGALIAFAGFIIFFAYGVGGTGWLIQAEYFDTPVRGRMAAIIALIDWLANFIIIEVFPVMLSTIGLAGSMFVFTALDAIALGLFYKLLPETKGLSLETIVKTFRETPLTRVVSEFNSITKGEEIKVKDK; via the coding sequence ATGTCCTCTGCACTCCAGGAGATCTTAGATAAAATTGATAGAAGTAGAGTGACGAGACTGTACTGGATCATAACTGTTCTAGCTGCTATAGGGGGATTTCTTTTCGGCTATGACACCTCAGTCATAGGCACTGTAGCAGTGTTTGTCCCCTACAACTTCACTGGTTTCCTTTTGGGCTATGAGATAGCAAGTGCGTCTTTAGGAGCAGCCATCGGTGCACTTATAGGCTATTTCTCTACAGACAGATATGGGAGGAAATCCCTCCTCATCGTAGACGCAGGTATCTACACAGGTGCAGCCATACTGACCGCTCTGAGCGTAAACGATATAATGTTTTTGGTGATGAGGACAATTATTGGAATCGCAATAGGTGCTGACTCAGCAGTAGCGACTTCTTACATAACGGAATATGCCCCTAAAGATAGGAGGGGCTCTCTAGCAATTATGCAACAGTGGATGATAACAATCGGTATACTTGGCTCATACCTAGTGGGCTCAGCTGTACTTTACATCGCTCCCTCTCTAGCTTACACTGTGGACTGGAGATTACTCCTGGCTTTAGCAGCAATCCCCTCATTAATAGGCTTAGTGTTGAGGTTTATGATGCCAGAGTCACCGAGGTGGTTGCTGGTCTCAGGTAAGAAGGAGAAGTTGAAGAGTGATCTGAGGAGGCTCGGTCTACAAATTGATGACAGTCTATTGGACAGGGCAGCCTCAGAGGTCAGGAGTGAAGTTAGACAAAGTTTTGATATAGCGACTAAGAGGGCATTTACTATCGTAGCCCTGTGGATAATTTTCCAACAGATCACAGGTATAAATGTGCCATTCTACTACGGTCCGACCATAATCGAGAACCTGCACCTGTTCAGTTCCACCTCAAACCCTATGTACTCCCAGATCAATTCAGTTTTGGCTTCCTCAATTCTGGCTGTCATAAACACTGCAGCGACATACATTGCCTTTAGGTATATAGACAGGATAGGTAGGAGAAAGTTAGCCCTCTCTGCCTATACTGGTATGTTAATATTTGACCTCATTGGTGGTATTTTAGTAATGCAGGGTGTCTTGGTAGGTGCATTGATAGCATTTGCAGGTTTCATAATATTCTTCGCCTATGGCGTTGGAGGTACAGGGTGGTTAATCCAGGCTGAGTATTTTGACACTCCTGTTAGGGGGAGGATGGCTGCAATAATAGCGTTAATAGACTGGCTGGCGAACTTCATCATAATTGAGGTGTTTCCAGTTATGCTCTCTACAATAGGTTTAGCAGGCTCCATGTTTGTGTTTACTGCTCTTGATGCCATAGCTTTAGGTCTCTTCTACAAGTTACTCCCCGAGACTAAGGGTCTATCCCTAGAGACTATAGTTAAAACGTTCAGGGAGACTCCACTTACCAGAGTGGTCTCAGAGTTTAACTCAATAACTAAGGGAGAAGAGATAAAGGTTAAGGACAAGTAA
- a CDS encoding type II toxin-antitoxin system VapC family toxin — protein sequence MSDYCYVDTNVILSFVEQDANYERAREIVEERRGKLVTGEVTLLELSSFYSRKLKDDVLAKASVKYALKVCNVELVEIDFNRLFEKALQLSPRLKLKTLDVLQVVSASLVKASVFITFDKDIIAKEEIVNRVLGLNIEH from the coding sequence ATGAGTGATTACTGTTACGTCGACACAAACGTTATTCTTTCCTTTGTTGAACAGGACGCGAATTATGAAAGGGCTAGAGAAATCGTAGAGGAGAGAAGGGGTAAGTTAGTGACAGGTGAGGTGACCCTCTTAGAGTTGAGTTCCTTTTACTCAAGGAAGCTCAAAGACGATGTATTAGCTAAAGCTTCAGTTAAATACGCTTTAAAGGTGTGTAATGTGGAGCTGGTTGAAATAGACTTTAACAGGCTTTTTGAGAAAGCTCTCCAGTTAAGCCCAAGGCTAAAGCTCAAGACACTCGACGTACTCCAGGTTGTTTCAGCCTCTCTAGTTAAGGCTTCAGTGTTCATTACTTTTGACAAAGACATCATAGCTAAAGAAGAGATAGTAAACCGAGTCCTAGGTTTAAATATTGAGCACTAG